The DNA sequence CCTGGCGCAGGGTCCGCTCGACGGCGTCGAGGTGCGGGGCGCCGGGCGCGTCCCCGGCGGCGAGCGCCGGGCCGGCCGGCAGGAGGGCGAGGAGGATGGCGGGAACCGTCGCGCGGCGGGTGAGGCGGTGTAAACGGCGGAGCAAGGCTGCGTCCTTCGGACTGGGGAGTCGGGGATCCGTACGGAACTGAACGGTCGACGCCCGCACACCCGAACGACAGGCGAACGGTATGCGGATGATCAACTTCCCAGAAGTTACCAGGCGCCGCCGCGGCCCGGCAGCGGGTGGCCGCGACGGCTCCCGGCGGCCCTCACTCGGGGCGCAGATTGCGGTTGAAGCGGAACATGTTGGCGGGGTCGTGGACGGCCTTGAGGGCGGCGAGCCGCTTGCGGGTGAGGGGCGCGTGGATCTCGCGGACCCGCCGCTCGTCGGCGTAGGGGCCGTCGCCGTGCGGGAAGTTGGGGTTCTGGCCGAGGGTCCAGGGCAGGAGGGACGCGCGGAGCAGGCCGTGCCGTGCGCGCGTCGCGGCGTCTCCCCCGCCGCCGGTGCCCTCGGGGCGGTACTCGGCGATGGCCTGGACGAGGAACTCGGTGTCCCGGTGGTCGACCGCGATCCCGGCCGGGCCCGGCCTGCGCAGGGCGCCGCCCAGGTGGCGGACGCTCAGCACGCAGGGGACGGGCGAGTCGGGGCCGGCGGCCGCGAGCAGGGCGCGGGCGCCCCGCGCGGGCAGGTCGCGGAGCATGACGCCGACGGAGGCGTACGCGTGCGGCTCCTCGGGGTCGCGGTGGATGGCGGCCGTCTCGCGGTACGGCATCTCCCGCAGGTCGTCGCTGATCCGGGCGCCCACCGCGCGCAGCGGGGCGACGAGGCGCTCGCCCTCCTCGGCGGACCCCTCGAAGGCGATCCGGACGGTGGCGACGTACCGGCCGCGCAGCGGGGCGGGCAGCTCGGGGATGTCGGGGAACGGGATCAGGGAGACGACGGAGGTCAGCTCCTCGGGCACGCCGGCGGTCCAGGCGCGCCAGGTCTCCAGGACCGTGCCGGCCAGGGCGGTGTCGAAGACGAGCTGGCCGCCGTAGACGGTGCGGACCGGGAAGAGGGCCGTCTCCATGGCGGTGACGACGCCGAAGTTGCCGTCGGTGCCGAGCACGGCCGCGAAGAGGTCGTCGCCGGGGACGGTGCGCCGGCGCCGGCCGTCGGCGGTGACGAGTTCGACGGCGCGGACGTGGTCGGCGGCGTAGCCGTACCGGCGGGCGAGCAGCCCGATGCCGCCCCCGAGGTGGTAGCCGACCGCGCCGACGGACGGCGCCGAGCCGTTGAGCGGGGCGAGCCCGTAGCGGGCGGCCTCCTCGACGACGGCGCCCCAGCGCACCCCGGCCCCGAACCGGACGGTCCGCGCGGCGGGGTCGACGGCGATCTCCGTCATCCGGCGGGTGCTGACCAGTACGCCGTCGGCGGGTACGGAACGCCCGTGCCCGGTCGCCTGCACCGCCACCGGGAGGCCGTTCCGGGCCGCGTACCGGACGGTCCGCCGGACGTCCTCGGCGTGCGCGGCCCCGACGATCAGGTCCGGCCGGTGGACGTAGCCGGTCTGGAAGCCCGCGGCCTCCTCGGCGTAGCCGGGATCGCCGGGGCGGAAGACGGGGCCGGTGAGACCGTGGAGATCGGTGGGGCTGCCGGAGGTGACGGGACGCGTCGTGGTCTGCATGCCCCCACGATGGCGATCCCCGTGGCCATACGTCCAAGAGCTGCTGCGGATACCGCTCAGAGGCGAAACGTATGGAACGAGACGCCCTCCGCCGCCGACGGGCCGCACGGCACCGCGCGGATCGGGCCGGGTGCGTGGTCCGGCCGCGCCGCACACCGCCGCGTCCTCCCGGTGGCGGTCGCCTGTCTGCGCGGGGGTCACCACACGACGGAGGGTGCGACGGCGGCCTGGCTCCCGGTCACGGGAGCCTGCCCTGCCCTGCCCTGCCTGCCTGCCTGCCTGCCGTGGATGACGCGCACGCCGGAAGCCGGGACGCGGCGCGGCCGGACGGCCGGCGCGGCGCCCTGGGAACGGACAGTTTGCGGTTTCCGCAACAAGGTTTGCCCGGTGGCCCGGCGGGCGCCGAGCATGGTGGCACGCGGGCGCCACGGAGGCGCCGGCACCGCGGTGACGCGGTGAGCAGAGTGAGGAAGACCCCGTATGACGGACACCCGGCCGAAGCCCGCTCCCGAGGTCTTCTGGGAGGAGTTCTACGGGCGCGACGACCGCGTGTGGAGCGGGCGGCCCAACCCGCTGCTGGTCCGGGAGGCGGCCGGGCTCGCGCCGGGCACCGCGCTGGACCTCGGATGCGGCGAGGGGGCGGACGCGATCTGGCTCGCCGCGCGGGGCTGGGAGGTCACCGCCGTCGACGTCTCGGCGACCGCGCTGGAGCGGGGCGCCGCGCACGCCGCCGAGGCGGGGGTCGCGGACCGGATCGACTGGCGGCGGCACGACCTGGGCGAGTCGTTCCCCGAGGGCCCCGAGGGCGGTCACGACCTCGTCTCCCTCCAGTTCCTGCACTCCCCCCTGGAGTTGCCGGTCGAGCGGATCGTCCGGTCCGCCGCGGCGGCGGTGGCTCCCGGCGGTGTCCTGCTCTTCGTGGGCCACGCCCAGAGCCCGTCCTGGAAGCGTCAGGCCCACGCGGACGTCCGCTTCCCCACCGCCGGCGAACTCCTCGCGGCCATGGGCCTGCCGTCGCCGGACTGGCACGTCGAGGTCCGGGAGTCGCTGCGGACGGAGGCGACCGGGCCGGACGGCGAGGCGGGGTTCCGCGTGGACCACGTCCTGCGCGTCCGGCGCCTGCGCTGACCCACCGACCATCCGGCCCGAGGGGGGGGGACGGGTGGTGTCCCGGCCCACGTACGACGCGTGGGGCGGGGCACCACCCGAGACGACCGCCGGAACGACCGCCCGGCGGGCCGCTCAGGCGTCCCGCCGCGCCGGAAGCCGCTTGCGGCCCCGGTCAAGCGCCTCGACGATGACGGCGGCGGCCACGACGACCGCCGCGCCGGCCACGTAACACCACGGGCTCGGAAGGTAGTTGACCGCCGTCATCACGCCGGGCCCCTTGTCGGTGAACGCGCGGTAGACGATCGCGATCACCCCTTCCCAGAGGCCCAGCGTGAACGCCACCACCATGCCCAGCCGGTACCCGGCCTCGTCCATCATCGCTCCCGCTGTGTCGCGTTTCTTCCCACAAGAACGTTACGAGCGTAACCACAGGCAGGGCAGGAAAAGCCGGAATCCGCAGGCCGTTCTGCCGTAACGTCACACTTTCTTGCGGCTATCCTGGGCGCATGCGTGACGAAAAGCAGGCGCCGGTCTGCCGCGTGTGCCGCGCCCCGCTGGCGCCGGCCGGGCGGGGCCGGCCGCCCGTGTACTGTTCGCGGGGCTGCCAGGCCCGGGCCTACCGGCGCCGGAAGGACCCTCCGCCGCCCGCGCCGGAGATCCCGCCGTCGGCCGTCCCGTCCGGGCGGCGGCGGCAGATCGCCGAGGCGGTGTGGCGGGTCGCCGCCGGGCGGGGGCTGCACGCGGCGAGCATGCGGGAGATCGCCGCCGAGGCCGGGGTGTCCCTGCGCGTCGTCCAGTACCACTTCGACAGCAAGCACGAACTGCTCGTGGCCGCGCTGCGCATGCTGCACGAGGAGAGCGCGCGGCAGGCCGACGCCCGGGTGCGGGCCCTGCGCCGGCCGTCCGACCCGCGGGCGCTGCTGCGGGCCGTCCTCGACGAGTTCCTGCCGCTGGACGAATGGCGCCGCGTCGCCCTGCGCGTCCACGCCGCGTACTACGCGCGCAGCCTCACCGACCCGGCGCTCGCCGAGGTCTTCCTGCACGACGCCCAGCCCCTGGAGGACCTGGTCACCGCGCTCATCGCCCGGCTGCCCGCCGGCTCCGCCGGCCTGCCGCCGGCCGACCCGCGGCGCGAGGCCGACCTGCTGGTCTCCGGCGTCATCGGGCTGAGCATCGACGTGCTGCACGGGCGCCGGAGCCTGACCGACGTACGGCGCACGGTGGACCACCACCTGGAGCGGATCTTCGCGGCGGGGGCGGCGGGGGCGGGCTGACGCGGCGGACGGGGGCGGGCACGTCCCGTCCCGGCCGCCGGGACGCCCGCTCGGCCCCCGCCGCTCCGGCGCCGGCAACGACCGGACCTCCTCGTCGTGCCGCCCCCTGTGGCAGGCGAAGCTCTGCCGCCGCGCGGCCTCCCGCGCCCTCCCGCGCCTTCCCGAGCCGCCGGTTCACGGCGGTGCGCGGGCGTCGCCGGCCGAGGCCGACGGCCCGGCCGGCGAGGGCGCGCACACCACGGGCCCGCCGGCCCCCGGACCACCGCGGCCGACGGGTGGACGGAGGTGCCGCCGTGCCGTCTGCGGGGCGGCGGGAGGGGGAACACTTCCGGAGTACCTCCGCGTCCCCGGGAAGGGGGTGTCCCGTGCCCGAGCCCCCCGTCCCCGAGGCCACGGCGGCCGCCGGCCCGCGTCCGGGGCGGGACGATTTCTGGGCCCGGGCGTGGTCCGCCTACGAACGGCGGTACCCGGCCGATCCGCTGGTCATGGCCCAGGCGTTCCTCTGCGCCGGGCTGCCGCCATCCCGGGCGGAGCTGCGCGAGATGGTGCGCCTGGCCGCCCGCTTGATGCCCGCGCTGGCGCCCGCGGAGGCCGAGACGACGGCCGTCCTGGACCGGCACGTCTTCGAGACGGAGGCCGGACGGGGCTCGGGCGAGCGGGGGTTGCGCGCCGTGCTGGGACGGCTGGCGGTGGCACCGCTGCCGGACACGGGTGCGGACCTGTGGCTGGTGACGGGATACGCCCCGGGGGCGTTCGCGCTGGTGCCACGGGTCCGGCACGGTCTGCTGGACGGGGTGGGCGGCAGTGCGGTCACCGCCCTCATCGTCCGGGCCCTCGCCGGCTCCGGTCACAGCCCGCGGCCGGAGCCCGCTCCGCTCGCGGGGGCCGGCCGGCGGACGGCGAGCGGGTGGGGCGTGTGCCGGGCGGCACTCCTGCTGGCCGACGTCGCCGTCGGCGTCCCGCCGGCGGCACGGCTGGCGGTGGTCCGGGAGCGGGGTCCGGACGAACCGCTGCTGCACCACTGGGCGTTCCTCCGTACCGCGCTGCTGCGCCCGGTGATGTCCGCCTTCGGCGCCGGCCCCAACGACGTCGTCCTCGCCTGCCTGGCGGGCGCCTTGGGGGCACGGGACGGGGGCGGCCGGGTGCCGCGCACGGTGACGGCGCTGGTGCCGGTGACGCTGCGGGCGGACGCGCACGGGCCGGAGGACGGCAACCGGTTCGTCGGGGCGCGGGTGCGGCTGCCCGCCGGGGAGCCCGACCCCGTACGCCGGTTGTGCGCTGTGGCGGCGCGCATGCGCACGGTACGGCGGGTGGCGGCACGCCCGGAGACGGAGCGGCTGCTGCGCTGGTGTCCCGATGCCGTGGCGGCGTGGACGTTGCGACGCGGTCTCCGTCCGTGGGGGAGCTCCCTGCTCGCGACGCATGTGCCGGGGCCGCAGGGGAGGATCAGGCTGCCGGGCTGGCGGGTGGACCACGTGGTGCCGCTGACGTTCCTGCCCGCGGGCCACCCGCTGGCCGTCGCGGTCATGGACTACGGCGGTGAGTTC is a window from the Streptomyces mobaraensis genome containing:
- a CDS encoding FAD-binding oxidoreductase is translated as MQTTTRPVTSGSPTDLHGLTGPVFRPGDPGYAEEAAGFQTGYVHRPDLIVGAAHAEDVRRTVRYAARNGLPVAVQATGHGRSVPADGVLVSTRRMTEIAVDPAARTVRFGAGVRWGAVVEEAARYGLAPLNGSAPSVGAVGYHLGGGIGLLARRYGYAADHVRAVELVTADGRRRRTVPGDDLFAAVLGTDGNFGVVTAMETALFPVRTVYGGQLVFDTALAGTVLETWRAWTAGVPEELTSVVSLIPFPDIPELPAPLRGRYVATVRIAFEGSAEEGERLVAPLRAVGARISDDLREMPYRETAAIHRDPEEPHAYASVGVMLRDLPARGARALLAAAGPDSPVPCVLSVRHLGGALRRPGPAGIAVDHRDTEFLVQAIAEYRPEGTGGGGDAATRARHGLLRASLLPWTLGQNPNFPHGDGPYADERRVREIHAPLTRKRLAALKAVHDPANMFRFNRNLRPE
- a CDS encoding class I SAM-dependent methyltransferase, encoding MTDTRPKPAPEVFWEEFYGRDDRVWSGRPNPLLVREAAGLAPGTALDLGCGEGADAIWLAARGWEVTAVDVSATALERGAAHAAEAGVADRIDWRRHDLGESFPEGPEGGHDLVSLQFLHSPLELPVERIVRSAAAAVAPGGVLLFVGHAQSPSWKRQAHADVRFPTAGELLAAMGLPSPDWHVEVRESLRTEATGPDGEAGFRVDHVLRVRRLR
- a CDS encoding TetR/AcrR family transcriptional regulator, translated to MRDEKQAPVCRVCRAPLAPAGRGRPPVYCSRGCQARAYRRRKDPPPPAPEIPPSAVPSGRRRQIAEAVWRVAAGRGLHAASMREIAAEAGVSLRVVQYHFDSKHELLVAALRMLHEESARQADARVRALRRPSDPRALLRAVLDEFLPLDEWRRVALRVHAAYYARSLTDPALAEVFLHDAQPLEDLVTALIARLPAGSAGLPPADPRREADLLVSGVIGLSIDVLHGRRSLTDVRRTVDHHLERIFAAGAAGAG
- a CDS encoding WS/DGAT domain-containing protein is translated as MPEPPVPEATAAAGPRPGRDDFWARAWSAYERRYPADPLVMAQAFLCAGLPPSRAELREMVRLAARLMPALAPAEAETTAVLDRHVFETEAGRGSGERGLRAVLGRLAVAPLPDTGADLWLVTGYAPGAFALVPRVRHGLLDGVGGSAVTALIVRALAGSGHSPRPEPAPLAGAGRRTASGWGVCRAALLLADVAVGVPPAARLAVVRERGPDEPLLHHWAFLRTALLRPVMSAFGAGPNDVVLACLAGALGARDGGGRVPRTVTALVPVTLRADAHGPEDGNRFVGARVRLPAGEPDPVRRLCAVAARMRTVRRVAARPETERLLRWCPDAVAAWTLRRGLRPWGSSLLATHVPGPQGRIRLPGWRVDHVVPLTFLPAGHPLAVAVMDYGGEFCVAFTARAGYGGVDGLPRRLAEAVRELCAAAGPGDGR